In one Streptomyces sp. NBC_01288 genomic region, the following are encoded:
- the mmsB gene encoding multiple monosaccharide ABC transporter permease, which translates to MSTDVTAKSPAPAPPGGSGSAAGGGLLQLMLDGLRRNMRQYGMLIALGLIVILFEVWTGGDLLLPRNVSNLVLQNSYILILAIGMMMVIIAGHIDLSVGSLTAFVGAFAAVLMVNHQVPWPVALVLCLLMGAVAGSVQGLLIAYAGIPSFIVTLAGMLLFRGLTEILLQGQTLGPFPNGLQKIGNGFLPAVGPNTNYHNITLLLGLAMVAAVVWQEVRDRRRQLEFSLDVPPVKLFLLKLVAIVAAIVWLTMLLASYNGAPVILIILGVLVVGYGYVMRNTVFGRHIYAIGGNLPAAKLSGVKDKRVSFQVFLNMGVLAALAGLVVTSRLNAASPKAGDGFELEAIASSFIGGASMSGGVGTVLGAIIGGLVLGVLNNGMNLLSVGTDWQQVIKGLALLAAVGFDVWNKRKSGS; encoded by the coding sequence ATGAGCACGGACGTGACCGCCAAGAGCCCGGCCCCCGCGCCGCCGGGCGGGAGCGGATCGGCCGCGGGCGGCGGCCTGTTGCAGCTGATGCTGGACGGCCTGCGGCGCAACATGCGCCAGTACGGCATGCTGATCGCCCTGGGTCTGATCGTGATCCTCTTCGAGGTGTGGACCGGCGGGGACCTGCTGCTGCCGCGCAACGTCTCCAACCTGGTGCTCCAGAACAGCTACATCCTGATCCTCGCGATCGGCATGATGATGGTCATCATCGCCGGGCACATCGACCTGTCGGTCGGTTCGCTGACGGCGTTCGTGGGCGCCTTCGCGGCGGTCCTGATGGTCAATCACCAGGTGCCGTGGCCCGTCGCGTTGGTGCTGTGCCTGCTGATGGGCGCCGTCGCGGGCTCCGTACAGGGGCTGTTGATCGCCTACGCGGGCATACCGTCCTTCATCGTCACCCTCGCCGGCATGCTGCTCTTCCGCGGCCTCACGGAGATCCTGCTCCAGGGCCAGACGCTGGGCCCCTTCCCCAACGGTCTGCAGAAGATCGGCAACGGCTTCCTGCCCGCGGTCGGCCCGAACACCAACTACCACAACATCACCCTGCTGTTGGGGCTCGCGATGGTCGCCGCGGTGGTGTGGCAGGAGGTCCGCGACCGGCGCCGGCAGCTGGAGTTCTCGCTCGACGTGCCGCCGGTGAAGCTGTTCCTGCTCAAGCTGGTGGCGATCGTCGCGGCGATCGTCTGGCTGACCATGCTGCTCGCCAGCTACAACGGCGCGCCGGTCATCCTGATCATCCTCGGTGTCCTGGTGGTCGGTTACGGCTACGTGATGCGCAACACCGTCTTCGGCCGCCACATCTACGCGATCGGCGGCAATCTGCCGGCCGCGAAGCTGTCCGGCGTCAAGGACAAGCGCGTCAGCTTCCAGGTGTTCCTGAACATGGGCGTGCTCGCGGCCCTGGCGGGTCTGGTGGTCACCTCCCGCCTCAACGCGGCCTCGCCGAAGGCCGGCGACGGCTTCGAACTGGAGGCCATCGCCTCCTCGTTCATCGGTGGCGCGTCCATGAGCGGCGGTGTCGGCACGGTTCTCGGTGCCATCATCGGCGGTCTGGTCCTCGGCGTGCTGAACAACGGCATGAACCTCCTCAGCGTCGGCACCGACTGGCAACAGGTCATCAAGGGCCTCGCCCTGCTGGCCGCGGTCGGCTTCGATGTGTGGAACAAACGCAAGTCCGGATCGTAA
- a CDS encoding SDR family oxidoreductase codes for MDINNSVALVTGANRGLGRAFAKRLLERGARKVYATARRPETVDLPGVDVLPLDIADPASVRAAAEAAPDVSLLINNAGIQTGTDLVTGSLDAVRHELETNVFGHLGMIREFAPTLAGNGGGAIVNVLSAMSWFGGKGANAYHLTKAAAWAMTNGVRLELAEQGTLVTAVHLGLADTDMAAGWPVAKIAPSDLADAALDGVEEGSAEVLADQWSRDVKSRLPLTPEEFNAAMDRALAALTAT; via the coding sequence ATGGACATCAACAACTCAGTCGCCCTTGTCACCGGAGCCAACCGCGGCCTGGGCCGCGCCTTCGCCAAGCGTCTGCTCGAACGGGGCGCCCGCAAGGTCTACGCGACGGCTCGCCGGCCCGAGACCGTGGACCTGCCCGGGGTCGACGTGCTGCCCCTCGACATCGCCGATCCCGCATCCGTGAGGGCCGCGGCCGAGGCCGCCCCGGACGTCTCGCTGCTCATCAACAACGCGGGCATCCAGACGGGGACCGACCTGGTGACCGGTTCGCTGGACGCGGTACGGCACGAGCTGGAGACCAACGTGTTCGGCCACCTGGGAATGATCCGGGAGTTCGCGCCGACGCTCGCCGGGAACGGCGGGGGCGCGATCGTCAACGTCCTCTCCGCCATGTCATGGTTCGGGGGCAAGGGCGCCAATGCCTACCACCTGACCAAGGCCGCCGCCTGGGCCATGACCAACGGCGTCCGCCTGGAACTCGCCGAGCAGGGCACGCTCGTGACAGCGGTGCATCTCGGCCTGGCCGACACCGACATGGCCGCGGGCTGGCCCGTGGCCAAGATCGCGCCGTCGGACCTGGCCGACGCGGCGCTCGACGGTGTCGAGGAGGGCTCCGCCGAGGTTCTCGCCGACCAGTGGAGTCGGGATGTCAAGTCCCGCCTGCCGCTGACGCCGGAAGAATTCAACGCCGCGATGGACCGCGCCCTGGCGGCGCTGACGGCGACATGA
- a CDS encoding pyridoxal phosphate-dependent aminotransferase — protein sequence MAALARESDGTGPVDFCIPCNPYFPTPAMFDEMAARLREIITYYPSSADTITAELCNLLQLPPSCVAMGNGSTELITWIDHLMVRESLAIPVPTFGRWTDQPMETGKRVDMFPLQESSGFALDLTQYAEFIRKRNTKVAVICNPNDPDGGFIHKQALVQFMDAMADLDLIIIDESFLEFADAEVEPSVVQEAMLRPNVVVLRSLGKNFGLHGIRFGYLVANPALAGRIRSMLPKWNLNAFAEHVVFILKEHGAEYAQSLQQVRRDRLDMASHLSALPGLTVYPSQGNFLFVRLPVGAEGTVVRDRMLTEHRILVRECGNKIGSSSRFLRLVVRPQTDVRRLVSGMEQVLYGTRRGAAVPELGTGTNYSSGTAAVDRLVGATNGAGMQNLAAQALLGTGTSGVGMPAQMPMPAAAQMPMQPQPVPMQVPQPQPVPQPQQPQFEPRFEPMVAAAQVQQMPMTGMADQQSNGVGMPMQMPQQVPQQMPQQPYGVPAPAPAPMPQGPTPTGVPARNGLTAAQVRGATSPNGMQNLAPAPATGWPNAQAQAQSWPNAAGMGQAG from the coding sequence ATGGCAGCGCTGGCGCGTGAGAGCGACGGCACCGGCCCGGTGGACTTCTGTATTCCGTGCAACCCGTACTTCCCCACCCCCGCCATGTTCGACGAGATGGCGGCCCGGTTGCGCGAGATCATCACGTACTACCCGAGCAGCGCCGACACCATCACGGCCGAGCTCTGCAACCTGCTCCAACTCCCGCCGAGCTGCGTGGCGATGGGCAACGGTTCCACCGAACTGATCACCTGGATCGACCACTTGATGGTCCGCGAGTCACTCGCCATCCCCGTCCCCACCTTCGGCCGCTGGACCGACCAGCCCATGGAGACCGGCAAGCGGGTCGACATGTTCCCGCTCCAGGAGTCCAGCGGCTTCGCCCTCGACCTCACGCAGTACGCCGAGTTCATCCGCAAGCGCAACACCAAGGTCGCGGTCATCTGCAACCCGAACGACCCCGACGGTGGCTTCATCCACAAGCAGGCCCTCGTCCAGTTCATGGACGCGATGGCCGACCTCGACCTCATCATCATCGACGAGTCCTTCCTGGAGTTCGCGGACGCCGAGGTCGAACCCAGCGTCGTACAAGAGGCGATGCTGCGCCCCAACGTCGTCGTGCTGCGCAGCCTCGGCAAGAACTTCGGCCTGCACGGCATACGGTTCGGCTACCTCGTCGCGAACCCCGCCCTGGCCGGCCGCATCCGCTCGATGCTCCCCAAGTGGAACCTCAACGCCTTCGCGGAGCATGTGGTGTTCATCCTCAAGGAGCACGGCGCGGAGTACGCGCAGAGCCTCCAGCAGGTGCGCCGCGACCGGCTCGACATGGCGAGCCATCTCTCCGCGCTGCCCGGCCTGACTGTCTATCCCTCGCAGGGCAACTTCCTCTTCGTCCGCCTCCCCGTCGGCGCCGAGGGCACGGTGGTCCGGGACCGGATGCTCACCGAGCACCGCATCCTCGTCCGCGAGTGCGGCAACAAGATCGGTTCGTCCAGCCGCTTCCTGCGGCTCGTGGTGCGCCCCCAGACGGACGTGCGTCGCCTGGTGTCCGGCATGGAACAGGTGCTCTACGGGACCAGGAGGGGAGCCGCCGTACCCGAGCTGGGTACAGGGACCAACTACAGCTCGGGTACGGCGGCCGTGGACCGCCTGGTCGGGGCGACCAACGGGGCCGGCATGCAGAACCTCGCCGCGCAGGCGCTCCTCGGCACGGGGACGTCGGGGGTCGGCATGCCGGCGCAGATGCCGATGCCCGCGGCGGCGCAGATGCCGATGCAGCCTCAGCCGGTGCCCATGCAGGTGCCCCAGCCGCAGCCTGTGCCGCAGCCTCAACAGCCGCAGTTCGAGCCGCGGTTCGAGCCGATGGTGGCTGCCGCGCAGGTTCAGCAGATGCCGATGACCGGCATGGCGGACCAGCAGTCGAACGGGGTCGGCATGCCGATGCAGATGCCGCAACAGGTACCCCAGCAGATGCCCCAACAGCCCTACGGCGTACCCGCGCCCGCCCCCGCTCCGATGCCGCAGGGGCCGACCCCGACCGGTGTGCCCGCGCGCAACGGGCTTACCGCGGCGCAGGTTCGAGGGGCTACCAGTCCCAACGGGATGCAGAACCTTGCACCGGCGCCTGCGACTGGGTGGCCCAATGCCCAGGCTCAGGCTCAGAGTTGGCCCAACGCCGCGGGGATGGGTCAGGCGGGTTAG
- a CDS encoding MerR family transcriptional regulator, which yields MTVTEAAAERLIRIGEVARGAGVSVRAVRYYEQQGLLVARRSPSGQRLYRQDAVTLIRFFQQMFAAGLTSRRITELLPCWDSGHTDADQRAMLRAERDRIQAKIDDMQAALDRLDEVIAITDTHP from the coding sequence ATGACCGTCACAGAGGCCGCGGCCGAGCGGCTGATCCGCATCGGCGAGGTGGCACGGGGCGCCGGCGTCTCGGTACGCGCCGTGCGCTACTACGAGCAGCAGGGGCTGCTCGTCGCGCGGCGCAGCCCATCAGGCCAGCGCCTCTACCGGCAGGACGCCGTCACCCTGATCCGGTTCTTCCAGCAGATGTTCGCCGCCGGCCTGACCAGCCGAAGGATCACGGAACTCCTTCCGTGCTGGGACTCCGGGCACACCGACGCTGACCAACGAGCCATGCTGCGCGCCGAGCGGGACCGCATCCAGGCCAAGATCGACGACATGCAGGCCGCCCTGGACCGCCTCGACGAGGTCATCGCGATCACGGACACGCACCCGTAG
- a CDS encoding DUF3500 domain-containing protein, translating to MHGHRPRTPEADRSRRWFMNKALLTGGVAAVATMTGCSSNSSDTATASSSSGAPNGAPSGGPGGGMPTGAMPSGGPGGGGSGMGPGQSEVKYADFKGVTTNGTITDGLYSIHSTDVSTDGIVKAAQAFLDGLTAKERKSCTFDVDNDEWLAWSNVDGYQRKGVRMGDITATKRNLGYALLGAALSADGLTQTRNIMKLNAFLGDYSGGNRDTLTEGAYFFTFMGTPSTTKPWGFQYEGHHVAINFFVLGDQVVMTPTFMGSEPTSATYKGEKITLFKPETKAGLTLLRTLTAAQRAKVISSTKKSGDDMKAGAGQDNAKLAYQGLVAKDFTSAQKQNLLDLVRVYVGNMNDGHAEVKMTEVEAHLDATYFYWMGETKDSSAFYYRVHSPVVLIEYDAQSPLAYGTKGGMGGPNGTPTQQHIHTIIRTPNGGDYGVDLLKLHLDNDH from the coding sequence ATGCACGGACACCGCCCCCGCACCCCCGAAGCCGACCGCAGCCGCCGCTGGTTCATGAACAAGGCGCTGCTCACCGGCGGAGTCGCCGCTGTCGCGACCATGACCGGCTGCTCGTCGAACTCCTCCGACACGGCCACCGCGTCCTCGTCCTCCGGCGCCCCGAACGGTGCCCCCTCGGGCGGCCCCGGCGGTGGCATGCCCACCGGCGCGATGCCTTCCGGCGGGCCCGGGGGAGGGGGCAGCGGAATGGGTCCCGGGCAGAGTGAGGTCAAGTACGCCGATTTCAAAGGCGTGACCACCAACGGCACGATCACCGACGGGCTCTACTCGATCCACTCCACCGACGTCTCGACCGACGGCATCGTCAAGGCCGCGCAGGCCTTCCTCGACGGGCTCACCGCCAAGGAACGCAAGTCCTGCACCTTCGACGTCGACAACGACGAGTGGCTGGCCTGGAGCAACGTCGACGGGTACCAGCGCAAGGGCGTGCGGATGGGCGACATCACCGCCACGAAGCGCAACCTCGGTTACGCGCTGCTCGGCGCCGCCCTGTCCGCCGACGGGCTCACCCAGACCCGCAACATCATGAAGCTCAACGCCTTCCTCGGCGACTACAGCGGCGGGAACAGGGACACGCTCACTGAAGGTGCGTACTTCTTCACCTTCATGGGGACGCCGTCCACCACCAAGCCGTGGGGCTTCCAGTACGAGGGCCACCACGTGGCCATCAACTTCTTCGTGCTCGGCGACCAGGTCGTGATGACCCCGACCTTTATGGGGTCCGAGCCGACCTCCGCCACCTACAAGGGCGAGAAGATCACCCTCTTCAAGCCCGAGACCAAGGCCGGTCTCACCCTCCTGCGCACCCTCACCGCCGCCCAGCGCGCCAAGGTGATCTCCAGCACCAAGAAGTCCGGCGACGACATGAAGGCCGGTGCCGGGCAGGACAACGCCAAGCTCGCCTACCAGGGCCTCGTCGCCAAGGACTTCACCAGCGCCCAGAAGCAGAACCTGCTCGACCTGGTGCGCGTCTACGTCGGCAACATGAACGACGGCCACGCCGAGGTGAAGATGACGGAGGTCGAGGCCCACCTCGACGCGACCTACTTCTACTGGATGGGCGAGACCAAGGACTCCTCCGCCTTCTACTACCGCGTGCACAGCCCCGTCGTCCTCATCGAGTACGACGCCCAGTCACCGCTCGCGTACGGAACCAAGGGGGGAATGGGCGGGCCCAACGGCACCCCCACCCAGCAGCACATCCACACCATCATCCGGACCCCCAACGGCGGTGACTACGGCGTTGACCTGCTCAAGCTGCACCTGGACAACGACCACTGA
- a CDS encoding 4-hydroxybenzoate 3-monooxygenase, translated as MGKRFDSGARTGVRTGVVIVGAGPAGLVLGNLLLDSGIDCVILERRGREAVEGRARAGFLAAHSVRVLTRHGLADGMLAKGHTHRTCLFRSERGEFTLDYGELGRGEVHTVYPQQELVRDLLAEYLRRGGEIRFDTEVEEISEGARVRTSDGTDVTGRYVAGCDGHRGVARATMTAHGTRTARWDHGVSWLAVLVEAPPSMEAVGYALHERGFAGHMARTATVTRYYLQCPRGTDPADWSEDRIWAELETRFRVDEFGVLKDGPVLEKAVVDLRSDVLDTPGEGRLWLAGDAAGLISPSAAKGANLAVLQAERLAQALTSALKHADESDLSRYAADCLPRVWRAHEFSHWMSGLLHGPSAEDTDNTVEAHARYGRALQYARLDSLRTSRTHQDLFAENYTGI; from the coding sequence GTGGGGAAACGATTCGACTCCGGAGCGCGGACCGGAGTACGGACCGGGGTGGTGATCGTCGGGGCGGGCCCGGCGGGGCTCGTCCTGGGGAACCTGCTGCTGGACAGCGGTATCGACTGCGTGATCCTGGAACGGCGCGGACGCGAGGCGGTGGAGGGGCGGGCCAGAGCGGGATTCCTGGCCGCCCACTCCGTCCGCGTCCTCACCCGACACGGCCTCGCGGACGGGATGTTGGCCAAGGGCCACACCCACCGCACCTGCCTCTTCCGCAGCGAGCGGGGTGAATTCACCCTCGACTACGGCGAGTTGGGGCGCGGCGAGGTCCACACGGTCTACCCCCAGCAGGAGTTGGTACGGGACCTGCTCGCCGAGTACCTCCGACGCGGCGGCGAGATCCGCTTCGACACGGAGGTCGAGGAGATCTCCGAGGGCGCCCGGGTACGGACGTCCGACGGCACGGACGTCACCGGGCGCTACGTCGCCGGGTGCGACGGACACCGGGGAGTCGCCCGCGCGACCATGACCGCCCACGGGACGCGCACCGCCCGCTGGGACCACGGCGTGAGCTGGCTCGCGGTCCTGGTCGAGGCCCCGCCGAGCATGGAAGCCGTCGGATACGCCCTGCACGAACGGGGATTCGCCGGCCACATGGCCCGTACGGCGACCGTCACCCGCTACTACCTCCAGTGCCCGCGCGGGACCGATCCTGCCGACTGGAGCGAGGACCGGATCTGGGCCGAACTGGAAACCCGGTTCCGTGTCGACGAGTTCGGCGTGCTCAAGGACGGTCCGGTCCTGGAGAAGGCGGTCGTCGACCTGCGCTCCGACGTCCTCGACACCCCCGGCGAGGGCCGACTCTGGCTGGCGGGCGACGCCGCCGGCCTCATCAGCCCCTCCGCGGCGAAGGGCGCCAACCTCGCCGTACTCCAGGCCGAACGCCTCGCCCAGGCACTGACATCGGCGCTCAAGCACGCCGACGAGAGCGACCTCTCCCGCTACGCCGCCGACTGCCTGCCGCGCGTCTGGCGGGCCCACGAGTTCTCGCACTGGATGAGCGGCCTGCTGCACGGCCCGTCCGCCGAGGACACCGACAACACCGTCGAGGCCCACGCCCGCTACGGCCGCGCGCTCCAGTACGCCCGCCTGGACAGCCTGCGCACGTCCCGCACGCACCAGGACCTCTTCGCCGAGAACTACACGGGCATCTGA
- a CDS encoding methyltransferase: MNLPVVQARLAAADVARIERAAAYVETHDTDKVLAELLPALTSAERADVSRHLVFDHTAVLVFPDSLDGLCEELRRLGFEPGPVTPSVVVRDRLTRRYGPELAEIPVGIVHVAVGGRSVEIFALPVPPESALEAVAADEREAEHESHHAFAVTAPGPVVPAGLRLLLQERGGAVPDGGGYNGHENVTVLYHRTTTHRRFELRLPGRHLPLPDPTTTLLTVMTGAWATQAVATMAELNIADHLADHPGMSAERLATLTSTHPDALRRLLRYLTTLGLLTAADDTYHLTAAGQPLRTATEFSLHPLAKLYAGPFYDSFAGLTHSVRTGEEAFAHRNGKHHFAYFAEHPELGSLFHRSMAASAEMFTPVPTLIDFSKARRVVDVGGGNGALLGRLLRAHPHLEGVLYERPGALEAARTRLTERCSFVAGDFTRSVPEGGDVYLLSRVLHDWDDDRCLTILGRCADAMRPGAQLLVVERLLPTPTAVAWDVHMLCNVGGQERDEDHYRRLLEKTGFEMRASHALPLGASLITAVRATP, translated from the coding sequence ATGAACCTCCCCGTCGTACAGGCACGCCTCGCCGCAGCCGACGTAGCACGCATCGAGCGCGCGGCGGCCTACGTCGAGACCCACGACACGGACAAGGTCCTGGCCGAACTCCTTCCGGCCCTCACGTCGGCCGAACGGGCGGACGTCTCACGCCACTTGGTCTTCGACCACACCGCCGTCCTGGTCTTCCCGGACTCCCTCGACGGCCTCTGCGAGGAACTCCGCCGTCTGGGCTTCGAACCGGGCCCGGTGACCCCGAGCGTCGTGGTCCGCGACCGCCTGACCCGCCGCTACGGCCCGGAGCTCGCCGAGATCCCGGTGGGCATCGTGCACGTGGCGGTGGGGGGACGCAGCGTGGAGATCTTCGCGCTCCCGGTGCCCCCGGAGTCCGCACTGGAGGCGGTGGCCGCGGACGAACGCGAGGCGGAACACGAGTCCCACCACGCCTTCGCGGTCACGGCCCCCGGCCCGGTGGTCCCCGCCGGCCTACGACTCCTCCTCCAGGAGCGGGGCGGCGCGGTCCCCGACGGCGGCGGCTACAACGGCCACGAGAACGTCACCGTCCTCTACCACCGCACCACCACCCACCGCCGCTTCGAACTCCGCCTCCCCGGCCGCCACTTGCCCCTCCCCGACCCGACGACAACCCTGCTCACCGTGATGACCGGAGCCTGGGCCACCCAAGCGGTGGCGACGATGGCCGAGTTGAACATCGCGGACCACCTGGCGGACCACCCCGGCATGTCGGCGGAGCGGCTGGCCACCCTCACCTCGACGCACCCGGACGCGCTACGCCGCCTGCTCCGCTACCTGACGACACTGGGCCTGCTGACCGCCGCCGACGACACCTACCACCTCACGGCGGCAGGCCAACCCCTGCGCACGGCAACGGAGTTCTCCCTGCACCCCCTGGCCAAGCTCTACGCGGGCCCGTTCTACGACTCCTTCGCCGGCCTGACCCACTCCGTACGCACCGGCGAGGAAGCCTTCGCCCACCGCAACGGTAAGCACCACTTCGCCTACTTCGCCGAACACCCCGAACTGGGAAGCCTGTTCCACCGCTCGATGGCGGCCAGCGCGGAGATGTTCACTCCGGTACCGACGCTGATCGACTTCTCGAAGGCCCGCCGAGTGGTGGACGTGGGCGGCGGAAACGGCGCGCTGCTCGGTCGGTTGCTCCGAGCCCACCCCCACCTGGAGGGCGTCCTCTACGAACGCCCCGGCGCCCTGGAAGCCGCCCGCACCCGACTCACCGAACGCTGCTCCTTCGTAGCCGGGGACTTCACCCGCTCCGTACCGGAGGGCGGAGACGTCTACCTCCTCTCCCGGGTCCTCCACGACTGGGACGACGACCGCTGCCTGACGATCCTCGGCAGGTGCGCGGACGCGATGCGCCCGGGCGCCCAACTCCTCGTGGTGGAGCGCCTGTTGCCCACCCCGACAGCGGTCGCCTGGGACGTCCACATGCTGTGCAACGTCGGCGGCCAGGAACGCGACGAGGACCACTACCGACGCCTGCTGGAGAAGACAGGCTTCGAGATGCGGGCGAGTCACGCCCTGCCGTTGGGAGCGTCACTCATCACTGCTGTGCGGGCAACTCCCTGA
- a CDS encoding aldose epimerase family protein, with protein sequence MELNRRTVIAGAAAAGIAASALGTGTAQAASPGGGGKPVKELFGTLADGTKVYRWSLANGGTRLKVLSYGGIVQSLELPDRHGKYANVSLGYDNLAAYVAGTTFFGATIGRYGNRIAKGQFTLDGKAYQLSVNDGVNSLHGGAKGFNTKVWDIEPFTKGSDVGLHLHYTSVDGEMGYPGTLKTKVTFTLTKHGDWRIDYEATTDKPTVVNLTNHTYFNLAGEGNGGIYDHELSIAASRYTPTDSGLIPTGELAKIAGTPFDFRKAKPIGRDIRAGHPQQVTAKGFDHNWVLDKGVTAKPEHIATLRDPASGRTLKISTDQPGLQFYSGNFLDGTLIGTSGRTYRQGDGLALETQHFPDSPNEPSWPTTVLRPGQTYRTTTIHSFGA encoded by the coding sequence ATGGAACTGAACAGACGCACGGTCATTGCAGGCGCCGCGGCAGCCGGTATCGCCGCGAGCGCACTCGGTACGGGTACGGCGCAGGCAGCGAGCCCGGGAGGCGGCGGCAAGCCCGTGAAGGAACTCTTCGGCACTCTCGCCGACGGGACGAAGGTCTACCGCTGGTCGCTGGCCAACGGCGGCACCCGCCTGAAGGTCCTCTCCTACGGCGGCATCGTCCAGTCGCTCGAACTCCCGGACCGGCACGGCAAGTACGCCAACGTGTCGCTCGGCTACGACAACCTCGCCGCGTACGTCGCAGGCACCACGTTCTTCGGCGCGACCATCGGCCGGTACGGAAACCGCATCGCCAAGGGGCAGTTCACCCTCGACGGCAAGGCGTACCAGCTCTCCGTCAATGACGGCGTGAACAGCCTGCACGGCGGTGCCAAGGGCTTCAACACGAAGGTCTGGGACATCGAGCCCTTCACCAAGGGCTCCGACGTCGGCCTCCACCTCCACTACACCAGCGTGGACGGCGAGATGGGCTACCCCGGCACCCTCAAGACGAAGGTGACCTTCACCCTCACCAAGCACGGCGACTGGCGTATCGACTACGAGGCCACCACCGACAAGCCGACGGTCGTCAACCTCACCAACCACACGTACTTCAACCTCGCGGGCGAGGGCAACGGCGGCATCTACGACCACGAACTCTCCATCGCGGCAAGCCGGTACACGCCCACGGACTCGGGGCTGATCCCCACCGGTGAGCTGGCGAAGATCGCGGGCACGCCCTTCGACTTCCGCAAGGCCAAGCCGATCGGCCGGGACATCCGGGCCGGGCACCCGCAGCAGGTCACGGCCAAGGGCTTCGACCACAACTGGGTACTGGACAAGGGCGTCACGGCGAAGCCGGAACACATCGCGACCCTGCGCGACCCTGCCTCCGGCCGCACCCTGAAGATCTCCACCGACCAGCCGGGGTTGCAGTTCTACTCGGGCAACTTCCTGGACGGCACGCTGATCGGCACATCCGGTCGCACCTACCGGCAGGGCGACGGACTGGCCCTGGAGACCCAGCACTTCCCGGACTCCCCGAACGAGCCGTCGTGGCCGACGACGGTGCTGCGCCCGGGTCAGACGTATCGCACGACCACGATCCACTCGTTCGGCGCGTAG